From Aptenodytes patagonicus chromosome 1, bAptPat1.pri.cur, whole genome shotgun sequence, one genomic window encodes:
- the ICOSLG gene encoding LOW QUALITY PROTEIN: ICOS ligand (The sequence of the model RefSeq protein was modified relative to this genomic sequence to represent the inferred CDS: deleted 1 base in 1 codon) → MAKPGSRRLGSARLGSARLGQPPASCAAAMEPRGYGFLLLLLHIPRAVIALEEKIIVSKLGDNATLSCIYRGRELHLKNLRVYWQIADDQEECSVVHALISGQDNESEQCIHFKNRTQLFWDRLKNGDFSLLLLNVSQSDEHRYKCVVLQKTEYTRVIHQAEVVLSLAASYSQPILSGPIRNSDSTGEEVTFSCKSGNGYPEPNVYWINKTDNSHLPPSQLNITPHADGTYSVFSTLRVKATSNMQIECSIENKILRENLSANYTQQKQSNGSSTESHKNLEKNGQGAQAAGIVSIVVLIGLLVVLTCWLWRRRSSKLVSYTDVQPNEDKRGLNSPV, encoded by the exons atggCT AAACCGGGCAGCcgtcggctcggctcggcacggcttggctcggcacggctcgggcAGCCACCCGCCTCCTGCGCCGCTGCGATGGAGCCGCGAGG ctatggATTTCTGTTACTGCTCCTTCATATCCCGAGAGCTG TTATTGCACTGGAGGAGAAGATCATTGTCAGTAAACTTGGAGACAACGCTACACTGAGTTGCATTTATCGAGGAAGAGAATTGCACTTAAAAAATCTACGGGTATACTGGCAAATAGCTGATGATCAAGAGGAGTGTTCAGTTGTACATGCACTGATCTCTGGTCAAGACAACGAAAGTGAACAGTGTATTCACTTTAAAAACAGGACTCAGTTATTCTGGGATAGATTGAAAAATGGCGATTTTTCTCTGCTACTACTAAACGTCAGCCAGAGTGATGAACATAGGTACAAATGTGTAGTACTGCAGAAAACTGAATATACCAGAGTGATTCACCAGGCAGAAGTGGTTCTCAGTTTAGCTG CTAGTTATAGCCAACCAATACTCAGTGGACCGATAAGAAACAGTGACAGCACTGGAGAAGAGGTGACTTTCAGCTGCAAGTCTGGCAATGGATACCCAGAGCCCAATGTTTATTGGATAAATAAAACAGACAACAGCCACCTGCCTCCATCGCAGCTAAACATCACCCCCCACGCCGATGGCACTTACAGCGTTTTTAGCACGCTGAGGGTTAAAGCCACTTCTAACATGCAAATAGAGTGCtccatagaaaataaaatactgcggGAAAATCTGTCAGCCAACT aCACACAGCAGAAGCAAAGTAATGGTTCTAGCACAGAAAGTcacaaaaacctggaaaaaaatggacAAGGTGCTCAAGCAGCTGGCATCGTTTCCATTGTCGTTCTGATAGGTCTTCTAGTTGTTTTAACCTGCTGGCTGTGGAGACGGAGGTCCTCTAAACTAGTGTCCTACACAG ATGTCCAACCAAATGAAGACAAAAGAGGACTCAACT cacCTGTCTAA